The following proteins come from a genomic window of Oscillatoria salina IIICB1:
- a CDS encoding sigma-70 family RNA polymerase sigma factor yields MRPRQNILEIFSTFIQFEGDRFSAWATDPSLRRSMQQCLANSPQHQSSQKFWALYWHKQWQNNATIRAREHLTAYLQEVCFWAAQKTAAGFGSSQYSLSDYFQMAIARIEKILNNFDPQQGVALRNYAKAIFNTTMREILRQRQEVDICTAWGLLRKISQKRLMESLQQVGLSEKTIARYILAWHGFKTIYAPQQARASRKLPRPDKATWEALAAFYNSQRYQQLAPDETEIDDETIEKWLIACATAARSYLYPSVTSINKPQQGNSESELLDQLAANEGESLLTAAIAEEESQTRQTQTAQMSQTLETAIANLEPPLPEILQLYYSDTHTQQQIAAKLGMKQYAVSRRLSKARQLLLQKLANWSQENLHITLNSDVLKHTSTVLEDWLSAYYKPTESSRTE; encoded by the coding sequence ATGCGTCCTCGCCAAAACATTTTAGAAATATTTTCAACTTTTATTCAATTTGAAGGCGATCGCTTCAGCGCTTGGGCGACCGACCCCAGTCTGCGCCGCAGTATGCAACAATGTTTAGCAAATTCCCCTCAACATCAGTCTTCCCAAAAATTTTGGGCGCTATATTGGCACAAACAATGGCAAAATAATGCTACTATCCGAGCGAGAGAACATTTGACAGCCTATTTGCAAGAAGTGTGCTTTTGGGCGGCGCAAAAAACGGCTGCGGGTTTTGGTAGCAGTCAATACAGTTTGTCTGATTATTTCCAAATGGCGATCGCGCGCATTGAGAAAATTTTAAATAATTTTGACCCTCAACAAGGTGTAGCTTTGCGAAACTACGCTAAAGCAATTTTTAACACGACAATGCGGGAAATTTTGCGTCAGCGCCAAGAAGTTGATATTTGTACAGCTTGGGGTTTATTGCGGAAAATTAGCCAAAAACGTTTGATGGAATCTTTACAACAAGTAGGCTTAAGCGAAAAAACGATCGCTCGCTATATTTTAGCTTGGCATGGCTTCAAAACAATTTACGCACCTCAGCAAGCCAGAGCTAGTCGTAAATTACCTCGTCCCGACAAAGCAACTTGGGAAGCTCTGGCGGCTTTTTATAATTCTCAACGTTACCAGCAACTAGCTCCAGATGAAACAGAAATTGATGATGAAACGATTGAAAAGTGGCTAATTGCTTGCGCGACAGCCGCGAGATCTTATCTTTATCCCAGCGTCACCTCAATTAATAAACCCCAACAGGGAAACAGCGAAAGCGAATTACTCGACCAACTAGCAGCCAATGAAGGAGAATCATTATTAACCGCCGCGATCGCCGAAGAAGAAAGCCAAACTCGACAAACTCAAACAGCCCAAATGAGTCAAACCTTAGAAACGGCGATCGCCAACCTCGAACCTCCATTACCAGAAATTTTACAGTTATACTACTCCGACACTCATACTCAACAGCAAATTGCGGCAAAATTAGGCATGAAACAATATGCAGTTTCCCGTCGCTTGAGTAAAGCAAGACAGTTATTATTGCAAAAATTGGCGAACTGGAGTCAAGAAAATCTGCATATTACTCTTAACTCTGACGTATTAAAACATACTAGTACCGTCCTTGAAGACTGGTTAAGCGCTTACTACAAGCCAACTGAATCATCTCGCACGGAGTAA
- a CDS encoding radical SAM protein — translation MLSKTRKVTFVVKTSKLCNLRCRYCYEYAELGNKAAISLTQVEQMFRNIASYYRQLNFPVTIEFNWHGGETLLQPPEFYWQAFAIQRQVFGELADSVINSIQTNLTLLDNKRIDLLKNGFDQIGVSLDLFGSLRVDRAGNNSQPKVLKNIDRLRAENIHFGCITVLTKRNLAYIREIYQFYKQMNLSFRVLPLFQGAFAEQHEGFEITPQETLNAYCQLVDLWLEDEGYISIMPLLEYFRQISLHHAANKPIIIYDKNNWESIYLVNTTGDIYSVADAYNIERSHGNIFTHSLEDLILGKRHQQVIAEAEARMVATCTSCPYFGSCNGFPVAEGSRQYNEIDEQGAIRCIVEKGTLQHIEARLQQAGIIDSNTEKMQLKKSHFLNQLEQLVTTGKE, via the coding sequence ATGCTCTCCAAAACCAGAAAAGTAACCTTCGTTGTCAAAACTTCTAAACTATGTAACCTGCGCTGTCGTTACTGCTATGAATATGCCGAACTAGGAAATAAAGCTGCTATTTCTTTGACTCAAGTCGAGCAAATGTTTCGCAACATTGCGAGTTATTATCGTCAGTTGAATTTTCCTGTCACCATTGAATTTAATTGGCATGGCGGCGAAACTCTTCTTCAACCACCAGAATTTTATTGGCAAGCTTTTGCTATTCAACGTCAAGTTTTCGGCGAGCTAGCAGACTCAGTTATTAACTCAATTCAAACTAATCTTACCCTCCTCGACAATAAAAGAATTGATTTACTCAAAAATGGCTTTGACCAAATTGGAGTTTCTTTAGATTTATTTGGCAGTTTAAGAGTAGATCGAGCCGGAAATAATTCTCAGCCAAAAGTATTAAAAAATATCGATCGTTTGCGAGCCGAAAATATTCATTTTGGTTGCATTACAGTGCTAACAAAACGAAATTTAGCTTACATTCGGGAGATTTATCAATTTTACAAGCAAATGAATCTTTCTTTCCGAGTTTTACCTCTTTTTCAAGGTGCTTTTGCCGAACAACATGAGGGCTTTGAAATTACTCCTCAAGAAACTTTAAATGCTTACTGTCAATTAGTTGATTTGTGGTTAGAAGACGAAGGCTATATTAGTATTATGCCTTTGCTGGAGTATTTTCGCCAAATTAGTCTTCATCACGCAGCCAATAAACCAATTATTATTTACGATAAAAATAATTGGGAATCTATTTATTTAGTCAACACTACAGGAGATATTTACAGCGTTGCAGATGCTTATAATATTGAACGGAGTCACGGAAATATTTTTACTCATTCTCTCGAAGATTTAATTCTGGGAAAACGTCATCAACAAGTTATTGCTGAAGCAGAAGCACGAATGGTAGCAACTTGCACTTCTTGTCCTTATTTTGGCAGTTGTAATGGTTTTCCTGTAGCTGAAGGAAGCCGTCAATATAACGAAATTGATGAGCAAGGTGCAATTCGCTGCATTGTCGAAAAGGGAACTTTACAACATATCGAAGCTCGCTTGCAACAAGCTGGAATTATTGACTCAAACACTGAAAAAATGCAGTTGAAAAAGTCTCATTTTCTTAACCAATTAGAGCAGTTAGTTACTACAGGGAAGGAGTAA
- a CDS encoding DUF1822 family protein, which translates to MTFNSASLAFANPTQVWLELSSTDLDRAWEQSQAFSTTARRWNAYLNRLCLNTVLPWLQQEYDRHARVFPHLAALPSFWEVVNGVAIAHLSPPQTRIALPGPRLILIPSEAIDCTEIQVPQEWVDIPSWIGDYYLAVQVNPDDGWVKIWAYCTHSQLKQKANYDRHSRCYCLKEEDAIADLNVLWVARQVCPDEPTRVSIPPLPNLSLERANALIQRLSSPNILLPRLEIPFPTWGALLEHSGYRQRLYQQRLGLNEQWSVVDWLQKRISQIAQELGWQKIQMQPSLAQARGETETPQPILSKELVIAGQAYELRVIPKADISQGIWRFELSSNKIGDRIPGGFKLRLLTEDLQPFEDNEDIAETAVDLLYIEVALEPGEGIVWEIEPHPENCDREILRF; encoded by the coding sequence ATGACCTTCAATAGCGCATCCTTAGCTTTTGCTAATCCCACACAAGTATGGTTAGAATTATCTTCCACCGATTTAGATCGCGCTTGGGAACAAAGTCAGGCTTTCTCGACAACCGCTCGTCGTTGGAATGCTTATTTGAATAGACTTTGCTTAAATACTGTCTTACCTTGGCTGCAACAAGAATACGATCGCCACGCGCGGGTTTTTCCTCATCTCGCCGCTTTACCTAGTTTTTGGGAAGTCGTCAACGGAGTAGCGATCGCTCATTTATCACCACCCCAAACGAGAATAGCACTTCCCGGTCCGCGACTGATCTTAATTCCTAGCGAAGCGATAGATTGCACAGAAATTCAAGTTCCCCAAGAATGGGTAGACATTCCCAGTTGGATTGGCGATTATTACCTTGCAGTCCAAGTTAATCCCGATGACGGCTGGGTGAAAATTTGGGCATATTGCACTCACAGCCAACTCAAACAAAAAGCTAACTACGATCGCCACTCTCGTTGTTACTGTCTCAAAGAAGAAGACGCGATCGCCGATCTCAACGTTCTCTGGGTAGCCAGACAAGTCTGTCCCGACGAACCTACACGAGTTTCCATTCCACCTCTACCCAATCTATCCCTCGAACGAGCCAACGCCTTAATCCAACGCCTCAGTTCCCCCAATATTCTCCTTCCTCGCCTCGAAATACCTTTTCCCACCTGGGGCGCACTTCTCGAACACAGTGGCTACAGACAGCGCTTATATCAGCAACGCCTGGGCTTAAACGAACAATGGTCAGTGGTAGACTGGCTGCAAAAGAGGATCTCCCAAATCGCCCAAGAATTAGGTTGGCAAAAAATCCAGATGCAACCCAGTTTAGCCCAAGCACGAGGAGAAACAGAAACCCCCCAACCCATACTCTCAAAAGAATTAGTCATTGCTGGTCAAGCTTACGAATTGCGCGTCATCCCCAAAGCCGACATTTCTCAAGGAATTTGGCGCTTTGAACTCAGCAGTAACAAAATTGGCGATCGCATCCCTGGTGGCTTTAAACTGAGATTACTTACCGAAGATTTACAACCATTTGAAGATAACGAAGACATCGCCGAAACCGCCGTCGATCTCCTTTATATTGAAGTAGCCCTCGAACCAGGTGAAGGAATAGTTTGGGAAATCGAACCCCACCCGGAAAACTGCGATCGCGAAATCTTACGCTTTTAA